CCTGATGGCTCCGCAAATCGAGCTCGTAAACGCGCGCCGCTCCCACCGAACCCTTGAGCGCCGCAGGCGTATCCTCCACCAGAATCTTTCCGTGGTCGATGATCGCAACCCGATCGCACAACTCGTCGGCCTCTTCCATGTAGTGCGTCGTCAGCACCACGGTGATGCCTTCCTCGCGGAGATTCCGCACAGCCTCCCACATCGCGATGCGGCTTTGCGGGTCCAGCCCGGCGCTCGGCTCATCCAGAAACAACACCTTCGGACGATGCGCGATCGCGCGGCCAATCTGCACGCGTTGCGCAAGGCCGCCTGAGAGTTGCGCAGGATACGCCGACGCGCGCTCCGTCAAGTGAAACTGCTCCAGCAGCCTGTTCGTTCTCTCCCTCGCCTCGGCACGCGAAAAACCAAAGTACAGGCAGTGGAAGAAGATGTTTTCGTACACCGTGCACGCACGGTCGAGCGTGTTGTACTGCGGCACAACCCCGATCTGCCTTCGTGCCTGTGCCGGAGTTTTCACGACATCGATTCCCGCGATCCGTACCCTACCCTCGGTCGGCAACGCCCGCGTCGTGCAGATGCTGATTGTCGTCGTCTTTCCCGCGCCATTCGGGCCCAGCAGGCCGTACAGCTCACCAAGACGCACACTGAGATCGATCCCATCGACGGCAACCACACGCTGCTTGCCGTCGTATATCTTCTTCAGGCCTTCGATCTCAACGATCATCCCTGGTCCTCTCCGTGCGTAACGTCTCAGGTTACACGAAAACAGACCCGTTACTGAAACTGCGGTTCGACCTTTGCGCCCTCAACCACGGCGTCACCGGGACTCAACACAATAGCATCGCCCACCTTCAGGCCCCCAACCACCTCCGTCACTGTTCCCAGGTCGCGCCCCAGCACAATCGAACGGAAGTGCACCACATTGTTTGCGTCGATCACCACCGCCTGCGGCCCCGCCGTGCGGATCACCAGACCATTGGCCGGCAACAGCACCGGAGCAGCCCCCCCCGCAGGAACATCGAAGACCGTCGTGGCATACATGCCCGGCAGAATCCGGCCGTCGTTCTTCAGATCGACCTCCACCAGCAGCGTCCGCGTGCTCGGATCAATGCTCTGGCTCGTGCGGGCGATCGTTCCTGAATAGACCTTGCCGGGGAGCTCGCGGAGCGTAACCCGCGCCGCATGTCCGTTCGCCAGCCCAACAGCGCTGGCCTGCGGAACATTCGTGAAGACGCGCACCTTGTCCGACTGCCCGATGGAAAACATCTCCGTCACGCTGTTCTGGCTTCCCGAGCTGATCAGCGATCCACGATCAATGCTTCGCGCCAGGATCACCCCATCGAACGGCGCCGTCACCCGCGCAAACGTAGCCTGCTCCGCCAGCGAACGAACGTTGGCCTCTCCAGCCGCTATATTCGCCTTCGCCGCATTCACGTTCGCAATATCGACATTGGCCTGCGCCAGTCTCTGGTCCGCGTCCTGCTGCGAGACAACACCCTGTTTCACCAGCCCCTGCCAGCGCTCGTTGGTCACCTTTGAGAGCGCCGCATTCGCCTCCATCTGCTGCAACTGCGCCTTCTGCTGCAACACCGTCGCCTTTGCCTGCATCAACGCCTGCGCCGTCTGTGGGTCGTCGATCTCCGCCAGCAGTTGCCCGCGACGTACGCGGTCGCCGATATCGACGTACCGCGCCTTCACGTACCCTGAAGTACGCGCGTAGACCGGCGTCTGATCGAAGGCCTGCACCGTGGCTGGCAGCTCGATGTGTCCGGTGGGATCTCCCTGTACCACCCGCGTGACAAGCACCGTCGGCGGTCCCGCGGCAACCTTCGCCTCTGCCTCCAGCGCGTCGCGATGACGCAGCTTCGGCAGCAGAAACAGAACGCCAACCACGATCAGCAGGAGAAAGAACGCCGTCATCCCCACATAGGGAGCGCGGCTGTTGCGGTTCGTATCGGCCTCAGTATGTTGCGTCATCGTCCTCTCACCATCGTGCCGGTTACTCCGGCACCTCTTCCATGTGCATCTTCACCGGCTGACGGCTGCGCAGGCGGCTGTAGATCAACGGCACAATCAACAATGTCGTCACGGTCGCCACAATCAGGCCGCCAATCACGGCGCGGCCCAGCGGGGCATTCTGCTCTCCGCCCTCGCCCAGCCCCAGCGACATCGGCAGCATCCCGATGATCATCGCGAACGCCGTCATCAACACCGGCCGCAGTCGCGTCGCACCTGCCGAGGACGCCGCCTCAAGCGCCGTCATGCCAGCCGCCCGTTGATCGTTGGCAAACGTTACCATCAGGATCGAGTTCGCCGTCGCCACGCCCACCGTCATAATCGCTCCCATCAGCGAAGGCACGCTGAAGGTCGTTCCCGTAACAAACAGCATCCACAGAATGCCGCACGCCGCTCCCGGCAGCGCCGTCAGAATGATGAACGGATCGAGCCAGCTCTGAAAATTGATCACCATCAGCAGGTAAACCAGAAGCACCGCAAAGATCATTCCCAGCCCCAGCCCGGTAAACGACTGGCGCATGCTCAGCACCTGTCCCCGCACCGTGATCTGCGTGCCCGGAGGCACCAGCTTCCTGTACTTGTCGACGATCCCGTCGATATCGCTGCCCACGCCTCCCAGGTCGCGCCCATGTACGCCCGCAAAGATGTCGAAGACCGGCTGCACGTTGTAGTGGTTCGTCACCGCGGGGCTGAACCCGCGATCAATCCGCGCAAGGTTGTTCAATAACTGCGGCCCAGGCGCAGCGGAGGAGGAAGAATCAGTCGTACTGCTGCGCGAAGTCCCTCCCGCCGTAATGGGAATGCTCGTCAGCGCCGCAACGGAGTCCATCTTGTACTGCGGCGTCTGTACCACTACTTGGTAGTTCACCCCATTCTGCGGGTTGAGCCAGAAGTTTGGCGACGCCTGGCCGCTGCCGGCAAGCGCAAACAACATACTGTTGGCAACATTGCCTTCCGTCAGCCCAATCGACTGCGCGCGGCTGCGGTCGACATTCACGCGAAGCTCAGGAGCATAGACCACCTGATTGATGTGCACATCCGTCGCTCCCGGAATCGCGGCAACCTCCTGACGTATCTTCTTCGCCCACTCATAGTTCGGATAAAACGCCCTGCCGCTCACCTGAATGTCCACCGGCGCCGGCAGTCCAAAGTTCAGAATCTGGTTCACGATATCCGACGCCTGAAAGTAGAAGGTGACGCTGGGAAACCGCTTGTGCAGCACCTCGCGCAGCTTCCGTCTGTACTCCGCCGTCGGCCGATGGCCCTCGTGCAGCGAGACCAG
The genomic region above belongs to Acidobacteriota bacterium and contains:
- a CDS encoding ATP-binding cassette domain-containing protein, producing the protein MIVEIEGLKKIYDGKQRVVAVDGIDLSVRLGELYGLLGPNGAGKTTTISICTTRALPTEGRVRIAGIDVVKTPAQARRQIGVVPQYNTLDRACTVYENIFFHCLYFGFSRAEARERTNRLLEQFHLTERASAYPAQLSGGLAQRVQIGRAIAHRPKVLFLDEPSAGLDPQSRIAMWEAVRNLREEGITVVLTTHYMEEADELCDRVAIIDHGKILVEDTPAALKGSVGAARVYELDLRSHQGIPLLVDELERKPGVASVEATSKGVRIFAEGTEGLLPEVVHAANPYGLRDLTVTETSLETVFIRLTGRDLRE
- a CDS encoding efflux RND transporter periplasmic adaptor subunit; this encodes MTQHTEADTNRNSRAPYVGMTAFFLLLIVVGVLFLLPKLRHRDALEAEAKVAAGPPTVLVTRVVQGDPTGHIELPATVQAFDQTPVYARTSGYVKARYVDIGDRVRRGQLLAEIDDPQTAQALMQAKATVLQQKAQLQQMEANAALSKVTNERWQGLVKQGVVSQQDADQRLAQANVDIANVNAAKANIAAGEANVRSLAEQATFARVTAPFDGVILARSIDRGSLISSGSQNSVTEMFSIGQSDKVRVFTNVPQASAVGLANGHAARVTLRELPGKVYSGTIARTSQSIDPSTRTLLVEVDLKNDGRILPGMYATTVFDVPAGGAAPVLLPANGLVIRTAGPQAVVIDANNVVHFRSIVLGRDLGTVTEVVGGLKVGDAIVLSPGDAVVEGAKVEPQFQ